CGCTGGCGACCAATCAGCGAACCTACGACGTGCCGCTCAGCTCGATTCTGTATTACGTGGTCGAGAACTGGGAACTGGACGGCGTGAAGTCGCTCGGCGTCAACGCGTCCTGAAAACGTTGCTCGGGTGTGGCCTGCGGGCAACCCTCTAGCTCTCTACCAACGACAGACCCAGCCGCTTGCTCAGTTCGGCAAGCTGGCTCAGTTCCTCGGGGGTCAGGGCAGAGAAGACCTGCATCACGTTCTGAATGTGGTGCGGCATCAGGCGGTGAATCAGCTCGAAGCCGCGTTCCGTCAGCGAGACGGTCATGATGCGGCGGTCTTTCAGATCGCGTTCACGCTGCACCAGTCCGTCTCGTTCCAGATTGTCGATCACCATTGTCAGGTTGCCACTGGAACGCAGAATCTTGTCGGCAAGCTGCCGCTGGCTGAGTGGCCCGATATGGTAAAGCGCCTCCAGCACGCCAAACTGGCTGATGGTCAGATTGTGCACGGCCAGGTGCCTGTTGGCACGTACTTCCATTGCATGGGCGGCCCGCCAGACCTTGATATAGGCGTCAAGCGCCGCCTTCTCTGCGTCTGTACCTGTGTATCTCGTCGCCATTCTGGACAAATACTACGCGAGTCGGCACGATCACAGGACCGTATATGTTGAGACGATCAAAAGGCGTTTAGTCTCATCATCTGCGAGTGCCTTTTCAGACACTGCATTAAATGCTACACAGCTCTGTTGGCCCACATCGCTTTTGCCGCGCACAGAGCAGGTCGAGGATGTGAAGTTCTTCACACTGCACTGTATCTCAACACTGCACTGTATCTCAAAACGAGAAAGAGCAACGAACCGGGGAAGCCGTCCCACGGGTTCATTGCTCTGCTGGTGCTATCGAGCCGGAAGGCGGCTCAGCGGAGGTTCACTCCTCAGCGGATGTGTAGATCACTGTCGAGCCACAGCATCACCTGACCGCTCGGCAGTCCTGCCGTCAGGTGCAGGCTGGCAGCTTCGTCTGCCGCTTCCTGGGCGAACTCTGGCAGCGGGCCACGGTTCTTTGGGCCAGCC
Above is a window of Deinococcus ruber DNA encoding:
- a CDS encoding MarR family winged helix-turn-helix transcriptional regulator, whose translation is MATRYTGTDAEKAALDAYIKVWRAAHAMEVRANRHLAVHNLTISQFGVLEALYHIGPLSQRQLADKILRSSGNLTMVIDNLERDGLVQRERDLKDRRIMTVSLTERGFELIHRLMPHHIQNVMQVFSALTPEELSQLAELSKRLGLSLVES